A stretch of the Capsicum annuum cultivar UCD-10X-F1 chromosome 10, UCD10Xv1.1, whole genome shotgun sequence genome encodes the following:
- the LOC124887628 gene encoding auxin-responsive protein SAUR32-like, giving the protein MGKERISNCMVLLKLIMRKFKSHLQLIPKYSNYRHQFDIVETPRANEEVVPNDVKEGYFAVFSVNKEEEPKRFTVELHWLTNPSFLKLMKQTEDEYGFGQKGVLEVYCLAEELQKILELTSIAV; this is encoded by the coding sequence ATGGGAAAAGAAAGAATTAGCAATTGCATGGTCTTGCTTAAGCTTATCATGAGAAAGTTCAAGTCTCATCTTCAACTAATTCCCAAATATTCCAATTATAGGCATCAATTTGATATTGTGGAAACCCCAAGAGCAAATGAAGAAGTTGTACCAAATGATGTTAAAGAAGGTTACTTTGCTGTATTTTCAGTGAACAAAGAGGAAGAGCCAAAGAGGTTTACTGTGGAACTACATTGGCTCACTAATCCATCATTCTTGAAATTAATGAAACAAACTGAAGATGAATATGGATTTGGACAAAAAGGTGTTCTTGAAGTGTATTGTCTTGCTGAGGAATTGCAGAAGATTTTGGAACTCACTTCTATTGCAGTATAG